The following coding sequences lie in one Mus musculus strain C57BL/6J chromosome 11, GRCm38.p6 C57BL/6J genomic window:
- the Gcgr gene encoding glucagon receptor isoform X5 gives MPLTQLHCPHLLLLLLVLSCLPEAPSAQVMDFLFEKWKLYSDQCHHNLSLLPPPTGDFWSLLHPPAPSQSWSVTEPSTSTPAGLTPLPTPLPTFPAPGTYLGTTKHRLVFKRCGPDGQWVRGPRGQPWRNASQCQLDDEEIEVQAGSVLVIDWLLKTRYSQKIGDDLSVSVWLSDGAMAGCRVATVIMQYGIIANYCWLLVEGVYLYSLLSLATFSERSFFSLYLGIGWGAPLLFVIPWVVVKCLFENVQCWTSNDNMGFWWILRIPVFLALLINFFIFVHIIHLLVAKLRAHQMHYADYKFRLARSTLTLIPLLGVHEVVFAFVTDEHAQGTLRSTKLFFDLFLSSFQGLLVAVLYCFLNKEVQAELMRRWRQWQEGKALQEERLASSHGSHMAPAGPCHGDPCEKLQLMSAGSSSGTGCVPSMETSLASSLPRLADSPT, from the exons ATGCCCCTCACCCAGCTCCACTGTCcccacctgctgctgctgctgttggtgcTGTCATGTCTG CCAGAGGCACCCTCTGCCCAGGTAATGGACTTTTTGTTTGAGAAGTGGAAGCTCTATAGTGACCAATGCCACCACAACCTAAGCCTGCTGCCCCCACCTACTG GGGACTTCTGgtccctcctccatcctcctgcaCCTTCACAGAGCTGGTCTGTAACAGAACCTTCGACAAGTACTCCTGCTGGCCTGACACCCCTCCCAACACCACTGCCAACATTTCCTGCCCCTGGTACCTACCTTGGTACCACAAAG CACCGCCTAGTGTTCAAGAGGTGTGGGCCCGATGGGCAGTGGGTTCGAGGGCCACGGGGGCAGCCGTGGCGCAACGCCTCCCAATGTCAGTTGGATGATGAAGAGATCGAGGTCCAG GCTGGCTCTGTGTTGGTCATCGATTGGCTGCTGAAGACACGGTACAGCCAGAAGATTGGCGATGACCTCAGTGTGAGCGTCTGGCTCAGTGACGGG GCGATGGCCGGCTGCAGAGTGGCCACAGTGATCATGCAGTACGGCATCATAGCCAACTATTGCTGGTTGCTGGTAGAGGGCGTGTACCTGTACAGCCTGCTGAGCCTTGCCACCTTCTCTGAGAGGAGCTTCTTTTCCCTCTACCTGGGCATTGGCTGGG GTGCGCCCCTGCTGTTTGTCATCCCCTGGGTGGTGGTCAAGTGTCTGTTTGAGAATGTTCA GTGCTGGACCAGCAATGACAACATGGGATTCTGGTGGATCCTGCGTATTCCTGTCTTCCTGGCCTTACTG ATCAATTTTTTCATCTTTGTCCACATCATTCACCTTCTTGTGGCCAAGCTGCGTGCCCATCAGATGCACTATGCTGACTATAAGTTCCG GCTGGCCAGGTCCACGCTGACCCTCATCCCTCTGCTGGGGGTCCACGAGGTGGTCTTTGCCTTTGTGACTGACGAGCATGCCCAAGGCACCCTGCGCTCCACCAAGCTCTTTTTTGACCTGTTCCTCAGCTCCTTCCAG GGTCTGCTGGTGGCTGTTCTCTACTGTTTCCTCAACAAGGAG gtgcaggcagagctgatgcGGCGTTGGAGGCAATGGCAAGAAGGCAAAGCTCTTCAGGAGGAAAGGTTGGCCAGCAGCCATGGCAGCCACATGGCCCCAGCAGGGCCTTGTCATGGTGATCCCTGTGAGAAACTTCAGCTTATGAgtgcaggcagcagcagtgggactGGCTGTGTGCCCTCTATGGAGACCTCGCTGGCCAGTAGTCTCCCAAGGTTGGCTGACAGCCCCACCTGA
- the Gcgr gene encoding glucagon receptor isoform X1, with amino-acid sequence MPLTQLHCPHLLLLLLVLSCLPEAPSAQVMDFLFEKWKLYSDQCHHNLSLLPPPTGDFWSLLHPPAPSQSWSVTEPSTSTPAGLTPLPTPLPTFPAPGTYLGTTKHRLVFKRCGPDGQWVRGPRGQPWRNASQCQLDDEEIEVQKGVAKMYSSQQVMYTVGYSLSLGALLLALVILLGLRKLHCTRNYIHGNLFASFVLKAGSVLVIDWLLKTRYSQKIGDDLSVSVWLSDGAMAGCRVATVIMQYGIIANYCWLLVEGVYLYSLLSLATFSERSFFSLYLGIGWGAPLLFVIPWVVVKCLFENVQCWTSNDNMGFWWILRIPVFLALLINFFIFVHIIHLLVAKLRAHQMHYADYKFRLARSTLTLIPLLGVHEVVFAFVTDEHAQGTLRSTKLFFDLFLSSFQGLLVAVLYCFLNKEVQAELMRRWRQWQEGKALQEERLASSHGSHMAPAGPCHGDPCEKLQLMSAGSSSGTGCVPSMETSLASSLPRLADSPT; translated from the exons ATGCCCCTCACCCAGCTCCACTGTCcccacctgctgctgctgctgttggtgcTGTCATGTCTG CCAGAGGCACCCTCTGCCCAGGTAATGGACTTTTTGTTTGAGAAGTGGAAGCTCTATAGTGACCAATGCCACCACAACCTAAGCCTGCTGCCCCCACCTACTG GGGACTTCTGgtccctcctccatcctcctgcaCCTTCACAGAGCTGGTCTGTAACAGAACCTTCGACAAGTACTCCTGCTGGCCTGACACCCCTCCCAACACCACTGCCAACATTTCCTGCCCCTGGTACCTACCTTGGTACCACAAAG CACCGCCTAGTGTTCAAGAGGTGTGGGCCCGATGGGCAGTGGGTTCGAGGGCCACGGGGGCAGCCGTGGCGCAACGCCTCCCAATGTCAGTTGGATGATGAAGAGATCGAGGTCCAG AAGGGGGTGGCCAAGATGTATAGCAGCCAGCAGGTGATGTACACCGTGGGCTACAGTCTGTCCCTGGGGGCCTTGCTCCTTGCGCTGGTCATCCTGCTGGGCCTCAG GAAGCTGCACTGCACCCGAAACTACATCCATGGGAACCTGTTTGCGTCCTTTGTGCTCAAGGCTGGCTCTGTGTTGGTCATCGATTGGCTGCTGAAGACACGGTACAGCCAGAAGATTGGCGATGACCTCAGTGTGAGCGTCTGGCTCAGTGACGGG GCGATGGCCGGCTGCAGAGTGGCCACAGTGATCATGCAGTACGGCATCATAGCCAACTATTGCTGGTTGCTGGTAGAGGGCGTGTACCTGTACAGCCTGCTGAGCCTTGCCACCTTCTCTGAGAGGAGCTTCTTTTCCCTCTACCTGGGCATTGGCTGGG GTGCGCCCCTGCTGTTTGTCATCCCCTGGGTGGTGGTCAAGTGTCTGTTTGAGAATGTTCA GTGCTGGACCAGCAATGACAACATGGGATTCTGGTGGATCCTGCGTATTCCTGTCTTCCTGGCCTTACTG ATCAATTTTTTCATCTTTGTCCACATCATTCACCTTCTTGTGGCCAAGCTGCGTGCCCATCAGATGCACTATGCTGACTATAAGTTCCG GCTGGCCAGGTCCACGCTGACCCTCATCCCTCTGCTGGGGGTCCACGAGGTGGTCTTTGCCTTTGTGACTGACGAGCATGCCCAAGGCACCCTGCGCTCCACCAAGCTCTTTTTTGACCTGTTCCTCAGCTCCTTCCAG GGTCTGCTGGTGGCTGTTCTCTACTGTTTCCTCAACAAGGAG gtgcaggcagagctgatgcGGCGTTGGAGGCAATGGCAAGAAGGCAAAGCTCTTCAGGAGGAAAGGTTGGCCAGCAGCCATGGCAGCCACATGGCCCCAGCAGGGCCTTGTCATGGTGATCCCTGTGAGAAACTTCAGCTTATGAgtgcaggcagcagcagtgggactGGCTGTGTGCCCTCTATGGAGACCTCGCTGGCCAGTAGTCTCCCAAGGTTGGCTGACAGCCCCACCTGA
- the Gcgr gene encoding glucagon receptor isoform X6, which yields MPLTQLHCPHLLLLLLVLSCLPEAPSAQVMDFLFEKWKLYSDQCHHNLSLLPPPTELVCNRTFDKYSCWPDTPPNTTANISCPWYLPWYHKVQHRLVFKRCGPDGQWVRGPRGQPWRNASQCQLDDEEIEVQAGSVLVIDWLLKTRYSQKIGDDLSVSVWLSDGAMAGCRVATVIMQYGIIANYCWLLVEGVYLYSLLSLATFSERSFFSLYLGIGWGAPLLFVIPWVVVKCLFENVQCWTSNDNMGFWWILRIPVFLALLINFFIFVHIIHLLVAKLRAHQMHYADYKFRLARSTLTLIPLLGVHEVVFAFVTDEHAQGTLRSTKLFFDLFLSSFQGLLVAVLYCFLNKEVQAELMRRWRQWQEGKALQEERLASSHGSHMAPAGPCHGDPCEKLQLMSAGSSSGTGCVPSMETSLASSLPRLADSPT from the exons ATGCCCCTCACCCAGCTCCACTGTCcccacctgctgctgctgctgttggtgcTGTCATGTCTG CCAGAGGCACCCTCTGCCCAGGTAATGGACTTTTTGTTTGAGAAGTGGAAGCTCTATAGTGACCAATGCCACCACAACCTAAGCCTGCTGCCCCCACCTACTG AGCTGGTCTGTAACAGAACCTTCGACAAGTACTCCTGCTGGCCTGACACCCCTCCCAACACCACTGCCAACATTTCCTGCCCCTGGTACCTACCTTGGTACCACAAAG TGCAGCACCGCCTAGTGTTCAAGAGGTGTGGGCCCGATGGGCAGTGGGTTCGAGGGCCACGGGGGCAGCCGTGGCGCAACGCCTCCCAATGTCAGTTGGATGATGAAGAGATCGAGGTCCAG GCTGGCTCTGTGTTGGTCATCGATTGGCTGCTGAAGACACGGTACAGCCAGAAGATTGGCGATGACCTCAGTGTGAGCGTCTGGCTCAGTGACGGG GCGATGGCCGGCTGCAGAGTGGCCACAGTGATCATGCAGTACGGCATCATAGCCAACTATTGCTGGTTGCTGGTAGAGGGCGTGTACCTGTACAGCCTGCTGAGCCTTGCCACCTTCTCTGAGAGGAGCTTCTTTTCCCTCTACCTGGGCATTGGCTGGG GTGCGCCCCTGCTGTTTGTCATCCCCTGGGTGGTGGTCAAGTGTCTGTTTGAGAATGTTCA GTGCTGGACCAGCAATGACAACATGGGATTCTGGTGGATCCTGCGTATTCCTGTCTTCCTGGCCTTACTG ATCAATTTTTTCATCTTTGTCCACATCATTCACCTTCTTGTGGCCAAGCTGCGTGCCCATCAGATGCACTATGCTGACTATAAGTTCCG GCTGGCCAGGTCCACGCTGACCCTCATCCCTCTGCTGGGGGTCCACGAGGTGGTCTTTGCCTTTGTGACTGACGAGCATGCCCAAGGCACCCTGCGCTCCACCAAGCTCTTTTTTGACCTGTTCCTCAGCTCCTTCCAG GGTCTGCTGGTGGCTGTTCTCTACTGTTTCCTCAACAAGGAG gtgcaggcagagctgatgcGGCGTTGGAGGCAATGGCAAGAAGGCAAAGCTCTTCAGGAGGAAAGGTTGGCCAGCAGCCATGGCAGCCACATGGCCCCAGCAGGGCCTTGTCATGGTGATCCCTGTGAGAAACTTCAGCTTATGAgtgcaggcagcagcagtgggactGGCTGTGTGCCCTCTATGGAGACCTCGCTGGCCAGTAGTCTCCCAAGGTTGGCTGACAGCCCCACCTGA
- the Gcgr gene encoding glucagon receptor isoform X2, translated as MPLTQLHCPHLLLLLLVLSCLPEAPSAQVMDFLFEKWKLYSDQCHHNLSLLPPPTELVCNRTFDKYSCWPDTPPNTTANISCPWYLPWYHKVQHRLVFKRCGPDGQWVRGPRGQPWRNASQCQLDDEEIEVQKGVAKMYSSQQVMYTVGYSLSLGALLLALVILLGLRKLHCTRNYIHGNLFASFVLKAGSVLVIDWLLKTRYSQKIGDDLSVSVWLSDGAMAGCRVATVIMQYGIIANYCWLLVEGVYLYSLLSLATFSERSFFSLYLGIGWGAPLLFVIPWVVVKCLFENVQCWTSNDNMGFWWILRIPVFLALLINFFIFVHIIHLLVAKLRAHQMHYADYKFRLARSTLTLIPLLGVHEVVFAFVTDEHAQGTLRSTKLFFDLFLSSFQGLLVAVLYCFLNKEVQAELMRRWRQWQEGKALQEERLASSHGSHMAPAGPCHGDPCEKLQLMSAGSSSGTGCVPSMETSLASSLPRLADSPT; from the exons ATGCCCCTCACCCAGCTCCACTGTCcccacctgctgctgctgctgttggtgcTGTCATGTCTG CCAGAGGCACCCTCTGCCCAGGTAATGGACTTTTTGTTTGAGAAGTGGAAGCTCTATAGTGACCAATGCCACCACAACCTAAGCCTGCTGCCCCCACCTACTG AGCTGGTCTGTAACAGAACCTTCGACAAGTACTCCTGCTGGCCTGACACCCCTCCCAACACCACTGCCAACATTTCCTGCCCCTGGTACCTACCTTGGTACCACAAAG TGCAGCACCGCCTAGTGTTCAAGAGGTGTGGGCCCGATGGGCAGTGGGTTCGAGGGCCACGGGGGCAGCCGTGGCGCAACGCCTCCCAATGTCAGTTGGATGATGAAGAGATCGAGGTCCAG AAGGGGGTGGCCAAGATGTATAGCAGCCAGCAGGTGATGTACACCGTGGGCTACAGTCTGTCCCTGGGGGCCTTGCTCCTTGCGCTGGTCATCCTGCTGGGCCTCAG GAAGCTGCACTGCACCCGAAACTACATCCATGGGAACCTGTTTGCGTCCTTTGTGCTCAAGGCTGGCTCTGTGTTGGTCATCGATTGGCTGCTGAAGACACGGTACAGCCAGAAGATTGGCGATGACCTCAGTGTGAGCGTCTGGCTCAGTGACGGG GCGATGGCCGGCTGCAGAGTGGCCACAGTGATCATGCAGTACGGCATCATAGCCAACTATTGCTGGTTGCTGGTAGAGGGCGTGTACCTGTACAGCCTGCTGAGCCTTGCCACCTTCTCTGAGAGGAGCTTCTTTTCCCTCTACCTGGGCATTGGCTGGG GTGCGCCCCTGCTGTTTGTCATCCCCTGGGTGGTGGTCAAGTGTCTGTTTGAGAATGTTCA GTGCTGGACCAGCAATGACAACATGGGATTCTGGTGGATCCTGCGTATTCCTGTCTTCCTGGCCTTACTG ATCAATTTTTTCATCTTTGTCCACATCATTCACCTTCTTGTGGCCAAGCTGCGTGCCCATCAGATGCACTATGCTGACTATAAGTTCCG GCTGGCCAGGTCCACGCTGACCCTCATCCCTCTGCTGGGGGTCCACGAGGTGGTCTTTGCCTTTGTGACTGACGAGCATGCCCAAGGCACCCTGCGCTCCACCAAGCTCTTTTTTGACCTGTTCCTCAGCTCCTTCCAG GGTCTGCTGGTGGCTGTTCTCTACTGTTTCCTCAACAAGGAG gtgcaggcagagctgatgcGGCGTTGGAGGCAATGGCAAGAAGGCAAAGCTCTTCAGGAGGAAAGGTTGGCCAGCAGCCATGGCAGCCACATGGCCCCAGCAGGGCCTTGTCATGGTGATCCCTGTGAGAAACTTCAGCTTATGAgtgcaggcagcagcagtgggactGGCTGTGTGCCCTCTATGGAGACCTCGCTGGCCAGTAGTCTCCCAAGGTTGGCTGACAGCCCCACCTGA
- the Gcgr gene encoding glucagon receptor isoform X3, whose product MPLTQLHCPHLLLLLLVLSCLPEAPSAQVMDFLFEKWKLYSDQCHHNLSLLPPPTGDFWSLLHPPAPSQSWSVTEPSTSTPAGLTPLPTPLPTFPAPGTYLGTTKHRLVFKRCGPDGQWVRGPRGQPWRNASQCQLDDEEIEVQKGVAKMYSSQQVMYTVGYSLSLGALLLALVILLGLRKLHCTRNYIHGNLFASFVLKAGSVLVIDWLLKTRYSQKIGDDLSVSVWLSDGAMAGCRVATVIMQYGIIANYCWLLVEGVYLYSLLSLATFSERSFFSLYLGIGWGAPLLFVIPWVVVKCLFENVQCWTSNDNMGFWWILRIPVFLALLINFFIFVHIIHLLVAKLRAHQMHYADYKFRLARSTLTLIPLLGVHEVVFAFVTDEHAQGTLRSTKLFFDLFLSSFQGLLVAVLYCFLNKEVPLGPQGIQCMRWSLPFLVTNGPAEPKVKLALLWVCLD is encoded by the exons ATGCCCCTCACCCAGCTCCACTGTCcccacctgctgctgctgctgttggtgcTGTCATGTCTG CCAGAGGCACCCTCTGCCCAGGTAATGGACTTTTTGTTTGAGAAGTGGAAGCTCTATAGTGACCAATGCCACCACAACCTAAGCCTGCTGCCCCCACCTACTG GGGACTTCTGgtccctcctccatcctcctgcaCCTTCACAGAGCTGGTCTGTAACAGAACCTTCGACAAGTACTCCTGCTGGCCTGACACCCCTCCCAACACCACTGCCAACATTTCCTGCCCCTGGTACCTACCTTGGTACCACAAAG CACCGCCTAGTGTTCAAGAGGTGTGGGCCCGATGGGCAGTGGGTTCGAGGGCCACGGGGGCAGCCGTGGCGCAACGCCTCCCAATGTCAGTTGGATGATGAAGAGATCGAGGTCCAG AAGGGGGTGGCCAAGATGTATAGCAGCCAGCAGGTGATGTACACCGTGGGCTACAGTCTGTCCCTGGGGGCCTTGCTCCTTGCGCTGGTCATCCTGCTGGGCCTCAG GAAGCTGCACTGCACCCGAAACTACATCCATGGGAACCTGTTTGCGTCCTTTGTGCTCAAGGCTGGCTCTGTGTTGGTCATCGATTGGCTGCTGAAGACACGGTACAGCCAGAAGATTGGCGATGACCTCAGTGTGAGCGTCTGGCTCAGTGACGGG GCGATGGCCGGCTGCAGAGTGGCCACAGTGATCATGCAGTACGGCATCATAGCCAACTATTGCTGGTTGCTGGTAGAGGGCGTGTACCTGTACAGCCTGCTGAGCCTTGCCACCTTCTCTGAGAGGAGCTTCTTTTCCCTCTACCTGGGCATTGGCTGGG GTGCGCCCCTGCTGTTTGTCATCCCCTGGGTGGTGGTCAAGTGTCTGTTTGAGAATGTTCA GTGCTGGACCAGCAATGACAACATGGGATTCTGGTGGATCCTGCGTATTCCTGTCTTCCTGGCCTTACTG ATCAATTTTTTCATCTTTGTCCACATCATTCACCTTCTTGTGGCCAAGCTGCGTGCCCATCAGATGCACTATGCTGACTATAAGTTCCG GCTGGCCAGGTCCACGCTGACCCTCATCCCTCTGCTGGGGGTCCACGAGGTGGTCTTTGCCTTTGTGACTGACGAGCATGCCCAAGGCACCCTGCGCTCCACCAAGCTCTTTTTTGACCTGTTCCTCAGCTCCTTCCAG GGTCTGCTGGTGGCTGTTCTCTACTGTTTCCTCAACAAGGAG GTCCCCCTAGGTCCTCAGGGAATTCAGTGTATGAGGTGGTCCTTGCCTTTCCTGGTGACAAATGGCCCCGCTGAACCCAAGGTGAAACTTGCCTTGCTCTGGGTCTGCTTAGATTAA
- the Gcgr gene encoding glucagon receptor isoform X4: MPPQPKPAAPTYWGLLVPPPSSCTFTELVCNRTFDKYSCWPDTPPNTTANISCPWYLPWYHKVQHRLVFKRCGPDGQWVRGPRGQPWRNASQCQLDDEEIEVQKGVAKMYSSQQVMYTVGYSLSLGALLLALVILLGLRKLHCTRNYIHGNLFASFVLKAGSVLVIDWLLKTRYSQKIGDDLSVSVWLSDGAMAGCRVATVIMQYGIIANYCWLLVEGVYLYSLLSLATFSERSFFSLYLGIGWGAPLLFVIPWVVVKCLFENVQCWTSNDNMGFWWILRIPVFLALLINFFIFVHIIHLLVAKLRAHQMHYADYKFRLARSTLTLIPLLGVHEVVFAFVTDEHAQGTLRSTKLFFDLFLSSFQGLLVAVLYCFLNKEVQAELMRRWRQWQEGKALQEERLASSHGSHMAPAGPCHGDPCEKLQLMSAGSSSGTGCVPSMETSLASSLPRLADSPT, encoded by the exons ATGCCACCACAACCTAAGCCTGCTGCCCCCACCTACTG GGGACTTCTGgtccctcctccatcctcctgcaCCTTCACAGAGCTGGTCTGTAACAGAACCTTCGACAAGTACTCCTGCTGGCCTGACACCCCTCCCAACACCACTGCCAACATTTCCTGCCCCTGGTACCTACCTTGGTACCACAAAG TGCAGCACCGCCTAGTGTTCAAGAGGTGTGGGCCCGATGGGCAGTGGGTTCGAGGGCCACGGGGGCAGCCGTGGCGCAACGCCTCCCAATGTCAGTTGGATGATGAAGAGATCGAGGTCCAG AAGGGGGTGGCCAAGATGTATAGCAGCCAGCAGGTGATGTACACCGTGGGCTACAGTCTGTCCCTGGGGGCCTTGCTCCTTGCGCTGGTCATCCTGCTGGGCCTCAG GAAGCTGCACTGCACCCGAAACTACATCCATGGGAACCTGTTTGCGTCCTTTGTGCTCAAGGCTGGCTCTGTGTTGGTCATCGATTGGCTGCTGAAGACACGGTACAGCCAGAAGATTGGCGATGACCTCAGTGTGAGCGTCTGGCTCAGTGACGGG GCGATGGCCGGCTGCAGAGTGGCCACAGTGATCATGCAGTACGGCATCATAGCCAACTATTGCTGGTTGCTGGTAGAGGGCGTGTACCTGTACAGCCTGCTGAGCCTTGCCACCTTCTCTGAGAGGAGCTTCTTTTCCCTCTACCTGGGCATTGGCTGGG GTGCGCCCCTGCTGTTTGTCATCCCCTGGGTGGTGGTCAAGTGTCTGTTTGAGAATGTTCA GTGCTGGACCAGCAATGACAACATGGGATTCTGGTGGATCCTGCGTATTCCTGTCTTCCTGGCCTTACTG ATCAATTTTTTCATCTTTGTCCACATCATTCACCTTCTTGTGGCCAAGCTGCGTGCCCATCAGATGCACTATGCTGACTATAAGTTCCG GCTGGCCAGGTCCACGCTGACCCTCATCCCTCTGCTGGGGGTCCACGAGGTGGTCTTTGCCTTTGTGACTGACGAGCATGCCCAAGGCACCCTGCGCTCCACCAAGCTCTTTTTTGACCTGTTCCTCAGCTCCTTCCAG GGTCTGCTGGTGGCTGTTCTCTACTGTTTCCTCAACAAGGAG gtgcaggcagagctgatgcGGCGTTGGAGGCAATGGCAAGAAGGCAAAGCTCTTCAGGAGGAAAGGTTGGCCAGCAGCCATGGCAGCCACATGGCCCCAGCAGGGCCTTGTCATGGTGATCCCTGTGAGAAACTTCAGCTTATGAgtgcaggcagcagcagtgggactGGCTGTGTGCCCTCTATGGAGACCTCGCTGGCCAGTAGTCTCCCAAGGTTGGCTGACAGCCCCACCTGA
- the Gcgr gene encoding glucagon receptor isoform X7: MYSSQQVMYTVGYSLSLGALLLALVILLGLRKLHCTRNYIHGNLFASFVLKAGSVLVIDWLLKTRYSQKIGDDLSVSVWLSDGAMAGCRVATVIMQYGIIANYCWLLVEGVYLYSLLSLATFSERSFFSLYLGIGWGAPLLFVIPWVVVKCLFENVQCWTSNDNMGFWWILRIPVFLALLINFFIFVHIIHLLVAKLRAHQMHYADYKFRLARSTLTLIPLLGVHEVVFAFVTDEHAQGTLRSTKLFFDLFLSSFQGLLVAVLYCFLNKEVQAELMRRWRQWQEGKALQEERLASSHGSHMAPAGPCHGDPCEKLQLMSAGSSSGTGCVPSMETSLASSLPRLADSPT; this comes from the exons ATGTATAGCAGCCAGCAGGTGATGTACACCGTGGGCTACAGTCTGTCCCTGGGGGCCTTGCTCCTTGCGCTGGTCATCCTGCTGGGCCTCAG GAAGCTGCACTGCACCCGAAACTACATCCATGGGAACCTGTTTGCGTCCTTTGTGCTCAAGGCTGGCTCTGTGTTGGTCATCGATTGGCTGCTGAAGACACGGTACAGCCAGAAGATTGGCGATGACCTCAGTGTGAGCGTCTGGCTCAGTGACGGG GCGATGGCCGGCTGCAGAGTGGCCACAGTGATCATGCAGTACGGCATCATAGCCAACTATTGCTGGTTGCTGGTAGAGGGCGTGTACCTGTACAGCCTGCTGAGCCTTGCCACCTTCTCTGAGAGGAGCTTCTTTTCCCTCTACCTGGGCATTGGCTGGG GTGCGCCCCTGCTGTTTGTCATCCCCTGGGTGGTGGTCAAGTGTCTGTTTGAGAATGTTCA GTGCTGGACCAGCAATGACAACATGGGATTCTGGTGGATCCTGCGTATTCCTGTCTTCCTGGCCTTACTG ATCAATTTTTTCATCTTTGTCCACATCATTCACCTTCTTGTGGCCAAGCTGCGTGCCCATCAGATGCACTATGCTGACTATAAGTTCCG GCTGGCCAGGTCCACGCTGACCCTCATCCCTCTGCTGGGGGTCCACGAGGTGGTCTTTGCCTTTGTGACTGACGAGCATGCCCAAGGCACCCTGCGCTCCACCAAGCTCTTTTTTGACCTGTTCCTCAGCTCCTTCCAG GGTCTGCTGGTGGCTGTTCTCTACTGTTTCCTCAACAAGGAG gtgcaggcagagctgatgcGGCGTTGGAGGCAATGGCAAGAAGGCAAAGCTCTTCAGGAGGAAAGGTTGGCCAGCAGCCATGGCAGCCACATGGCCCCAGCAGGGCCTTGTCATGGTGATCCCTGTGAGAAACTTCAGCTTATGAgtgcaggcagcagcagtgggactGGCTGTGTGCCCTCTATGGAGACCTCGCTGGCCAGTAGTCTCCCAAGGTTGGCTGACAGCCCCACCTGA
- the Gcgr gene encoding glucagon receptor isoform X8 yields MAGCRVATVIMQYGIIANYCWLLVEGVYLYSLLSLATFSERSFFSLYLGIGWGAPLLFVIPWVVVKCLFENVQCWTSNDNMGFWWILRIPVFLALLINFFIFVHIIHLLVAKLRAHQMHYADYKFRLARSTLTLIPLLGVHEVVFAFVTDEHAQGTLRSTKLFFDLFLSSFQGLLVAVLYCFLNKEVQAELMRRWRQWQEGKALQEERLASSHGSHMAPAGPCHGDPCEKLQLMSAGSSSGTGCVPSMETSLASSLPRLADSPT; encoded by the exons ATGGCCGGCTGCAGAGTGGCCACAGTGATCATGCAGTACGGCATCATAGCCAACTATTGCTGGTTGCTGGTAGAGGGCGTGTACCTGTACAGCCTGCTGAGCCTTGCCACCTTCTCTGAGAGGAGCTTCTTTTCCCTCTACCTGGGCATTGGCTGGG GTGCGCCCCTGCTGTTTGTCATCCCCTGGGTGGTGGTCAAGTGTCTGTTTGAGAATGTTCA GTGCTGGACCAGCAATGACAACATGGGATTCTGGTGGATCCTGCGTATTCCTGTCTTCCTGGCCTTACTG ATCAATTTTTTCATCTTTGTCCACATCATTCACCTTCTTGTGGCCAAGCTGCGTGCCCATCAGATGCACTATGCTGACTATAAGTTCCG GCTGGCCAGGTCCACGCTGACCCTCATCCCTCTGCTGGGGGTCCACGAGGTGGTCTTTGCCTTTGTGACTGACGAGCATGCCCAAGGCACCCTGCGCTCCACCAAGCTCTTTTTTGACCTGTTCCTCAGCTCCTTCCAG GGTCTGCTGGTGGCTGTTCTCTACTGTTTCCTCAACAAGGAG gtgcaggcagagctgatgcGGCGTTGGAGGCAATGGCAAGAAGGCAAAGCTCTTCAGGAGGAAAGGTTGGCCAGCAGCCATGGCAGCCACATGGCCCCAGCAGGGCCTTGTCATGGTGATCCCTGTGAGAAACTTCAGCTTATGAgtgcaggcagcagcagtgggactGGCTGTGTGCCCTCTATGGAGACCTCGCTGGCCAGTAGTCTCCCAAGGTTGGCTGACAGCCCCACCTGA